The region GTGAGGAAGGTCTCGCCCGATCCGAGGTCGCGGAACACGACGGCCTTGTACTCGGGGTGGATGTCAGTCTTCATGGGATTCCTTACGTGGTGCCCTGGATTCTGCCAGGGACGAGGGAAGTCTGCGGTGCGATCGCACCAAGGATCTACTTTAGCACCTCTCAGGCAGCACGTGCCGCGTAGCGGCCGGCCTCACGGGTGAGCACGATCGGCATGCCGAACGCATCGGTGAGCGCCTCGGCCGTGAGGGTCTCTGCGATCGGCCCCGAGGCCACGACACCCCCATCACGCAGCAGCAGGACATGCGTGAACCCGACCGGGATCTCCTCGACGTGATGGGTGACCATGACCATCGCCGGCGTCGTTGGCGATGCGGCATAGCCGCTGAGAAGCTGAAGCAGCTCCTCACGGGCGCCGAGGTCGAGGCTCGCCGTCGGCTCATCGAGCAGCAGCAGTTCAGGATCGGTCATCACGGCACGAGCGATCTGCACCCGCTTCTGCTCACCATCGCTCAGCGTGCCGAACAGACGCTCCGCGAGGTGCTCGAGGTGCCAGTCCGCCAGAACGCGGCGCGCACGGCGTTCGTCGATCGCCTCGTACTCCTCGTTCCAGCGGCCCATGACCGAGAACGCTGCCGTCATCACGGTGTTGAGGACGGTCTCGTCGCGCGGGATGCGGCGGGCCATCGCAGAGGAGGCGAAGCCGATCCGAGGACGCAGCTCGAAGACATCCGTTCGACCGAGGGTCTCCCCCAGCACCGTGACGGTTCCCGACGTGGGGTGCATGAGCGTGTCCGCCAGCTGCAGCAGCGTGGTCTTGCCTGCGCCGTTCGGCCCGAGCACCACCCACCGCTGATCCTCCGACACCGACCAGGTCACCTGATCGACGATGTTGCGGCCTTCGCGACGCACGACGACATCAGTGAGATCCAGAGCGCTCGACATGACGTCAGCCTATCGGCTCAGGAGGTCAGCTCCTCGTACAGCGCGCGCGTGGTGTCGGCGATCGCTCCCCAGCTGAACTCGCTGCGAGCACGCTCGCGCCCTGCCTCGCCGTACTGCTTCGCCCGCCCCTGATCCCCCGTGACCTCGGTGAGCACGGCGGCGAGATCCGACACGTAGCGGTCAGGATCGACGGGAGTCCCGGTGCCGTCCTGCAGCTGCTCGATCGGGACGAGTCGGCCGGTCACACCGTCGTCGACCACCTCGGGGATGCCTCCCGTCGCCGTCCCGACGACGGCAGCCCCGCACGCCATGGCCTCGAGGTTGACGATGCCGAGCGGCTCGTACACCGACGGGCACACGAACGTGGTCGCGGCGGCCAGGATCGCCGAGAGCTCGTCGCGCGGCAGCATCCGTTCGATCCACACGACCCCCTCCCGCGTCTGCTGCAGCAGGCGAACACCCTCCTGCACCTCAGCCATGATCTCGGGGGTGTCGGGAGCACCAGCACAGAGCACGAGCTGCACGTCCTTCGGCAGCAGCTGCGCTGCCCGCAGCAGGTACGGCAGGCCCTTCTGCCTGGTGATGCGTCCGACGAACACGACGGACGGGCGCGACGGGTCCATGCCGATGCTCTCGAGGAACGCCGGGTTCTCGACCGGGCGCCAGCGCTCGACATCGATGCCGTTGTGGATGACCCTCACGCGAGCGGGGTCGACCTGCGGATAGCTGCGGAGGATGTCCTGCCGCATACCGGCGCTCACGGCGATGATCGCGGCGGCGTTCTCATAGGCGAGTCGTTCGATGCCGCTCGACACGGCGTATCCGCCGCCGAGCTGCTCGGCCTTCCAGGGCCGCAATGGCTCGAGGCTGTGGGCTGTGAGGACGTGCGGGATGCCATGCAGCTGCGAGGCGAGGTGGCCCGCGAAGTTCGCGTACCAGGTGTGGCTGTGCACGAGGTCGGCTCCCGCGACGTCACCGACCATGACCAGGTCGGTGCCGAGCGTCTGCAGCGCGGGGTTGGCACCGGCGAGCTCAGCCGGGACGCTGTACGCCACGGTTCCGGGCTCTGCGCGCTCGGCGCCGAAGGCCCTCACCCGTACATCGATGCTGCTTCGCAGCGCGGCGACCAGCTCCGCGACATGCACCCCGGCGCCGCCGTATATCTCGGGCGGATATTCCTTGGTGATGATGTCGACTCGCATGTCTGCACGGTAGTACATCGACCGCCGGGCGCTCTATGGTGGACGCATGTCGGCTCCAAAGAAGGTTTTCGGGATCATCCTCGCCGGCGGCGAGGGCAAGCGACTCATGCCCCTCACTGCGGACAGAGCCAAACCGGCGGTGCCTTTCGGCGGCCAGTACCGGCTGATCGACTTCGCCATCTCGAACCTCATAAACTCCGGCCTCAGACAGGTCGTCGTGCTGACGCAGTACAAGTCGCACAGCCTCGACCGGCACGTGTCCCAGAACTGGCGGATGTCGGCGCTCCTCGACTCGTACG is a window of Microbacterium esteraromaticum DNA encoding:
- a CDS encoding ABC transporter ATP-binding protein, with translation MSSALDLTDVVVRREGRNIVDQVTWSVSEDQRWVVLGPNGAGKTTLLQLADTLMHPTSGTVTVLGETLGRTDVFELRPRIGFASSAMARRIPRDETVLNTVMTAAFSVMGRWNEEYEAIDERRARRVLADWHLEHLAERLFGTLSDGEQKRVQIARAVMTDPELLLLDEPTASLDLGAREELLQLLSGYAASPTTPAMVMVTHHVEEIPVGFTHVLLLRDGGVVASGPIAETLTAEALTDAFGMPIVLTREAGRYAARAA
- the glgA gene encoding glycogen synthase, yielding MRVDIITKEYPPEIYGGAGVHVAELVAALRSSIDVRVRAFGAERAEPGTVAYSVPAELAGANPALQTLGTDLVMVGDVAGADLVHSHTWYANFAGHLASQLHGIPHVLTAHSLEPLRPWKAEQLGGGYAVSSGIERLAYENAAAIIAVSAGMRQDILRSYPQVDPARVRVIHNGIDVERWRPVENPAFLESIGMDPSRPSVVFVGRITRQKGLPYLLRAAQLLPKDVQLVLCAGAPDTPEIMAEVQEGVRLLQQTREGVVWIERMLPRDELSAILAAATTFVCPSVYEPLGIVNLEAMACGAAVVGTATGGIPEVVDDGVTGRLVPIEQLQDGTGTPVDPDRYVSDLAAVLTEVTGDQGRAKQYGEAGRERARSEFSWGAIADTTRALYEELTS